A region from the Tsuneonella mangrovi genome encodes:
- the leuB gene encoding 3-isopropylmalate dehydrogenase, which produces MKIAVLPGDGIGQEVTREAVRVLDALGLPGLSLEYADVGATAWRAHGHPLPPATLEIARASDAILFGAVGDFDCDHLERHLRPEQAILGLRSELTLFANLRPAKTFDGLEAMSALKPEIARQIDMLIVRELNGDVYFGDKAIDTLPDGRRRGWDMMSYTEDEVRRIAHVGFRAAQGRNGRLCSVDKANVLETSQLWRDVVIEVAAEYPDVALEHMYVDNAAMQLVKDPGRFDVIVTGNLFGDILSDQASMCVGSIGLLASAALGDRQTDYGTFGLYEPIHGSAPDIAGQGKANPTATILSAAMLLRHSLGLERQAARIEAAVARILAEGVLGWDLGGTAATAQIGDAVIARL; this is translated from the coding sequence ATGAAGATTGCGGTGCTTCCCGGTGACGGGATCGGACAGGAGGTGACTCGCGAGGCGGTGCGCGTGCTCGATGCACTCGGTCTGCCCGGGCTGTCGCTCGAATATGCCGATGTCGGGGCCACCGCGTGGCGCGCGCACGGCCATCCGCTGCCGCCAGCGACGCTGGAGATTGCGCGGGCATCGGATGCAATTCTGTTCGGCGCGGTCGGCGATTTCGACTGCGACCACCTCGAGCGGCACTTGCGGCCCGAACAGGCGATCCTCGGCCTGCGCTCGGAACTCACGTTGTTCGCCAACCTGCGTCCGGCAAAGACGTTCGACGGGCTGGAGGCGATGAGCGCATTGAAGCCCGAGATCGCCCGCCAGATCGATATGCTGATCGTCCGCGAGCTCAACGGCGACGTCTATTTCGGCGACAAGGCGATCGACACGCTGCCCGACGGCCGCCGCCGCGGGTGGGACATGATGAGCTACACCGAGGACGAAGTGCGCCGCATTGCGCATGTCGGTTTCCGCGCGGCGCAGGGGCGCAACGGGCGGCTGTGTTCGGTCGACAAGGCCAATGTGCTCGAAACCAGCCAGTTGTGGCGCGATGTCGTGATCGAAGTCGCCGCTGAATATCCCGATGTCGCGCTCGAACACATGTACGTCGACAACGCGGCGATGCAGCTGGTGAAGGATCCGGGCCGGTTCGACGTGATCGTGACCGGCAACCTGTTCGGTGACATCCTGTCGGACCAGGCGAGCATGTGCGTCGGTTCGATCGGGTTGCTCGCCAGCGCCGCGCTTGGCGACCGGCAAACCGATTACGGGACGTTCGGGCTCTACGAGCCGATCCACGGCAGCGCGCCCGACATCGCCGGGCAGGGCAAGGCCAACCCGACAGCGACGATCCTTTCCGCCGCGATGCTGCTGCGCCATTCGCTCGGCCTCGAACGGCAGGCGGCGCGCATCGAGGCAGCGGTTGCAAGAATTCTCGCTGAAGGTGTCCTTGGATGGGACCTTGGCGGAACCGCCGCTACCGCACAGATCGGCGACGCGGTAATCGCCCGGTTGTGA